In Leptospira congkakensis, the DNA window GACCACAATTTTGATTGGGGATTATCAATTGAAAAATATAAAAGTGAATTTAGTTGAGAACATACTTACGAACGCTGATGTCATCATCAGTCGTACTGATGCAAAAGGGATAATCACTTATGTGTCTCCCGATTTTGCAAGGATATCCGAATATTCTGCAGAAGAAATGATCGGAAAACCACATAATATCGTCAGGCATCCGGATATGCCGAAAGTTGTATTTGAAGAACTTTGGGATTATATAAAGGTTGGGCTTCCTTGGACGGGAGCTGTTAAAAATAGAGCTAAGTCAGGAAATTTTTATTGGGTAGATGCAACGATCACTCCCATATTGAATGAGGAGCGGAAAGTTGTAGGTTATGTTTCCGTTCGAAAAAAACTAGCCGATGATAAAAAAGAATTTTATGATCAGTTATACAAAAAAATGGGGAAACGCTCTTTTTTTCTAGGGAAAAAAGGAAAGGTGATGAAAAACCTTAGAACCATCAAACTCCTAGAAGTTTTTTTTGTATGTTTAAGTTCCTTACCTTTTTTGACTCTTTTTGCCCTTGATGTTTTCAAAACACCATTGTTCTGCGGCGTTTTGTTTTCTATACAAACGATTATCTCCGCTTCTTTTGTATTTGTTCTTTCGAAGAAAAATAGAAAGTTACAAAAAGCAACAGAATCAGTTATCTCTGTTTCTTCTGGAAGATTTCAATACCCAGATCATTTTCAGAACGATAGTAGTGATGAAGTAAAAATTATGTTACTCTCCATGAAAAGTATGAGTATCAATCTTTGGGGGATTATTTCTCAAATTCAAAAAGCATCACAAGTTTGTTTTCGGATCTCAGAAGAGTTGACTGACCTCACCAAACATTTTTTTTCCTCAACTCATTCTATGGCCTCAGGAAGTGAAGAAGCCGCAGCTTGTATGGAAGAATTAACTTCTGCACTTGAGAATATCAAACAAATTACCGCAAGCCATTCCATCATCATGTCCGACATGAAAGATTATATGAATGCAGTGAATCTAAACTTAAATGGAACACAGACTGCCTTAAAGGGTTTGGGAGATTTATCTCTTAGATCCACAGAAAAAGCAGATTTGGGAAAAAAGAAAATTTCCGATTCTTTGGAAGGAATTGATTCTATCAAACAAGTTTCTAACAAAATATTAAACATCGTTTCTATCATTACAGAGATTGCCGACAGAACCAATTTACTTTCTTTAAACGCATCCATAGAAGCTGCAAGAGCGGGAAATGCTGGTGCTGGATTTGCGATTGTTGCCAAAGAAATGATGAGTTTGAATGAACAGATTGGTGTTTCAGCGGAAGAAATAAAAACATATGTAGATGAAACAATGAACGTAATCAAAGACACTTCTGCAAAAGTAAAAGATGCTTCTTTGGAGATTTTTTCGTTATCAGATTCGTTTCACGATATGAAGTCGATCATCAATAAAGTTTCTGTTTCTTTGTATCACGATCTTCAAGAATCAACTAGAGTTAAGTTTAAACTAGAATCGGTTGAAGACCAAGTGAAACAAATCGATCACTCGGTTCTCGAGGCAAATCTTGCTTCTAAACAAATTTCAAGTATCCTTCTTGGGCTTTCGGAACAGGCGCAGGTGATTGCCTATAAATCAGAAACCTTACACGAGAAGAGTTCTCTCGTTATCTCAGAACCCAAAAAGATCATGGATTTAGTGGAACATTATCATACTGGGGATACTGAAGTTTTGGAAATCGCTCCATAATTTTTTTGTATAAGGCGATTCACTTAGAAAGGAACTAAAGATTTTAAGACAAAACGGTTTTGTTTTTAAATACGATCCACTAACAAAACCGTTACGTCATCGGCAAAGTCATTTGTTCCTACATATTCTCTTGCTTCAGTTATAAGTTTGTCCGCTGAGTCTTGGGTTTTTAAAGTTTTTGTTTTTTGAATCGCTGATTGAAATAATTCTTCATCATAACGTTTGTTATGATCTTTGGACATATGTTCCGTGATTCCGTCTGTGTACATCACAAGTCGGTTCCCTGGAACAAAGTTAAAAGTTTTTTCTTCGTAAAACAAATCGGGAATCAGACCTAAAATTTTTCCTTTGACATCTAGTTGAGTGACAGGCGAATCTTTTGGGTCTAACAAAAACGGAGCATGGTGGCCTGCATTCGCACAGAGTATCGTATTGTTTTTTAAATCAATAATTCCATAAAACGCAGTGAGAAAATTTCCGGCCAATTTTCCATACAACATATGGTTGAGTGTTGTTAAAAATAGAGAAGGACTAAGTTTGATATCTTGTTCAAAGTTTTTTAATACCATGTGGGCCATTGCTGCAAGGACGGCTGCAGAAAGTCCGTGCCCTGAAATGTCCGCAATCAAAATGGAATACTTTGAATCCTCTAGTTGAGTAACATCATAAAAATCACCACCCACTTGTTCTAAGGGAATATGTGCCACACCAAAGAGAAGTTTGTTGGAACTAGGAAGGTTGGACGGCATGATTTTTTTCATGATATTTTTTGCACGGTTCAGCTCTTTACCCGTATCCACAATCTGATGGAAGAGTTGTGCATTTTTGATCGTGCTACTGAGCCTTGCTGCAATATTTGTGAGTAAGTCTAAATCCGAATGTTGGAATGCATATCCAGATGTTTTGTTATTGATGCTGATGACACCAAGAAGCTCATTTTGAAAAATCAAAGGAGCTGAAATAAGAGACTTGGATTCAAATTTATAAGGCGATAGTTTGTTGTAACGTGGGTCCAAATCTAAGTTGTGGATGAGTAGACTTTCTTTTTTTTCGGCAACCCAACCAGAAACACCTTTTCCATAAGGAACTTTGATTTGGTCGTACGCATCTTCCGGAATTCCTTTTGCTGAAAGAATGCTTAATTCTTGTTTGTCGGTATTGGCAAGGTAAATGGTCCCAGAGGAAGCACCTAAATATTCTAATACACGATTGAGTATCCATTTTCCAAGTTCGTTTAAACTTTTTTCTGAAACAGAAAGTTTTTCGAATTCATACAACAAAGATAATTCCAGGATTCGTTTGTCTAAACTATCTTTTGTATTTGCATTTTGGATAGCCGTTGCGGCCACTTCCGAGAGAGAAATTAAATATTCTAAATCAGAATGATCAAAAATTCGATTGTTTGTTTTGTTGATGACTTCAAGAGTTCCAATGAGTTTGTCTTCGATGAATAGAGGCACACAAATGAGTGATTTTGTTTTAAATCCAGTGCGTTTGTCCATACTATCATTGAACCTTGGATCCTTGTAAGCATCTTCCAGAGCAATGGGTTTTTTCTCTTGAGCAACTTTTCCTACAATTCCTTCACCTAACTCTAACCTGGCGTATTCTTGAATGATTTCTCCCTTTTCCCCGAGAGCCACTTCGCAGTATAAAAAATCTTCCTCTTCCAAAAGAAAAAGAGAACTGGCCTCAGCTTCTAATAAATCTTTAGAATACAACATGATGAGAGGTAGGAGCTGGTGCAAATCTAGGTTTGCATTCAGGATGGAAGAGATATGGAGTAGGCTACGAAACTTACTAAGACTTTCTTGGAGATCTAAAGACATGGGGCACCAAACCCATATTTATCCCAGATTCTCATTCGTCGATTTAGAATTTCACATTCGTTTTTTAAGAATTCTGAAAATGACATAAAAATTGCTTTTTTTGGTCTCTGTGTTAGGCTTTTTACCTTTTGTTCTGGGTCAAAAACCGAAGAGAGTGGTATTTTTTTTGTTCTTTTTCGCTTCATTTCTCTTCATCTTGTTTGTTCCTTCAACAAAAAGAAAAGATAAGGAGAAATCATTCAGAATTTAGAATTGATTGCACTCGAAAGAATCATTTTTTAGAATAATCCAAAAATCAGTTTTTTTAAGGAAGCTTTTTTGGATTCTTTTCTACCTCGTCAAATTCTTCGCAGTGTCATCATTTTATTCCTACTTGGTTCCCTTCTTCTTTCCTGTAAAAAGGAATCGGATGATAAAACTAATGAGGATTGGGTTACCCTCCTTGGTCTTGGTTTGTATTCTAGGTCCTGTGTTGGTCAAAACAGTTTTCCTTCAAGTGGTGCTGTTGGTGCCCTAACGAGATTACAAATCCAACCTTCGCAAACTTCGACTTCTATTTCAACATACAATAGCCCACATCATGTTTATCCACCGCAATCAAACGTTAGTCGAAAAAATATTCTTTCTGTCTTTTATCCAGGGACAGGATCCAGTCCTTGTGAAATTGGTGCTATTTTACAACAAGGTGCGTCTCGTGGGTATCATATCATTGGTCTGAGTTATCCTAATAATGATGCAGTGAATAGTATTTGTAACCAAGGAGATGCTCGTTCTGATGTTAACTGTTTTGAAAATTTCCGAAATGAAGTGGTGACAGGTGCCGATGTTTCCCCATACATTTCTGTGGATGTAAACAATTCCATTGAAGGAAGATTACTTTTTCTTTTACAATATTTAGTCGCAACAAGACCTAGTGAAGGTTGGGATCAATATGTAACTGGAAACAGTATCAATTGGTCTTTGGTTTATGTGGGAGGGCATTCCCAAGGCAGTGGGCACGCGGCCTATCATGGTAAAAGAAGAGCAGTGGCTCGTGTATCCATTTATAGTGGGGTTTCTGATTATAGTTTACAGTTTTCTTCACTCCCGTCATGGCTTGCGAGTGCACAAACGGCACCGGCTGGATCGTATTATGGACTCATTCATGAAAATGACACTGTCGCCAATTTTAGTGGGAATACAAACCAGGTAACAGATGCTTGGTTGAATCAACTGAGTATGACAGGAACTCTAACAAATACCAGTGTGGGTGCTCCCTATGCCAGTAGCCACCGTTTGGTGACAAGTGCTTGTAACGGAATGGGAGCGGCTGCCTTACATAGTTGTCCTATGGTCAATGGGTTTCAAACCATTTGGAACTATATTAGTTTTCCTTAATCTTTTACGGAAAATATCAGAAGGGGGGGAGACGTTTGAATATCCATTCGGGAATCATTCGTATCACTCCCATGATCAAACGCCATGGCCAACGAATATAAACAATATCCTTTTTGTTTATACCTGCTTTTACAATCAGTTTTGCTGCCGTCTCTGGTTTTAAGGTGAGCCAAGGCATGAGGTTATGACCAAAAGACATTTTCGTATACACAGGTCCAAGTTGGATGGAACAAACATGGACTCCCTTTTTAAAGAGTAAAGACCGAAGTCCCGAGAGGTAAGTGGTGAGACCTGCTTTAGCACTTCCATAAATATAGTTCATTTGTCTTCCGCGTTCCCCCGCAACAGAACTGACTGCAACTATGGTTCCTTCTTGTCTTTTTTCCATATCCATGGAAATGATATTTATGAGAGAAACAATTCCTGAATAATTAGTGTGAATTGTTGTTAGAAGTTCCGATTGGTTTTCTCTGGCTTTTGTTTGGTTTTGGTAGTATCCGGCAAGAAAAAATACAATATCAGGTTTTGGATTTAGTGAGTCATAAAATTTTGAGTGTGAAGAAAAATCCGTAACATCCAATTCATAAGTCTCTAAAGAGACAGGATATTCGGTTTTGATCTTAATTTTAATTTCATTTAACTTTTGTTTGTCTCTTCCGGTTAAAAAAAGAGAAAACCCTTGTTTGGCAAGAGTTTCTGTTATATGAATTCCAATATCGGAAGTGGCTCCAATTACGAGTGCATTTTTCATTGGGATAAACCTGGATTTTTAGTTTTTAGAAAACTAGGTTCTTTGTCACTGAAAATTCCACCATCCATCCACACTCCCGGATCCAGTAAAAGAAAAACTCTCTCCAATTTTAGGAACTTGTAAATTTAATTTTAAATTCTGTGATGCAACAAGCACTCGTTTGATGGGATCGTTCCAGGGATGCATAGAGAGGATAAATTTTCCCCAATGAACGGGCACAAAAGATTTTGCTCCGATTGTTTTTGCTGCTAAAGCTGTTTCTTCGGGACGCATATGAATGAAAGGCCAATCATCTCCATACTGTCCGCATTCTAAAAATGCTAAATCAAAGGGGCCATATTTTTTTCCAATGGATTCAAATACAGAACCATATCCTGAATCCCCACCAACAAAAACTTTGTATTCGCCAATTTTTAAAACATAAGAACACCATAAACTTTTGTTCCTTTGAATGCCTCTTCCCGAAAAATGTCTTGTAGGTGTGGCAGTTACATTTAGGTCTTTCACAATTTCTTTTGATTCAAACCAGTCCAACTCTACAATTTTTGACAAAGGCACACCCCACGAAAGTAGATGGGCCGAAACACCTAACGGAACAATGATGGTTTTCGTTTTTGGGTGTAACTTAATAACTGTTTCGTAATCCAAGTGGTCATAATGATCATGTGTGATGAGTAAAATGTCTAAATCGGGCATATCTTCCGGTAAATAAACATCTGTTCCTTCAAAGGATTGCACCGCAAAAGGAATCGGTGACGCATAACCAGAAAAAACGGGATCTACCAAAATCTTTTTACCACCGGCAAGTAAAAGATAGGAAGAATGCCCAAACCAAATGTATTGAGGAGTATTTGCATCTAATAACTTTAAATCGATTTTAGTGGAAGGAATTGGAGAAGAGGGCCGGATCGAATTCGGTTTTTGCCAATATTTGATAGCCATTTTAAAATAAGAACTATCTGGTGCTAACATCTCAGTATGTTCTAAGTTTTTAAAACTACCTGATTGAAAATGTTCTGAACTAGAAATTCGTTTGAGAATGTCGCCGTGAGGAAGTTTGCCGAGAGTTGTAGCCAAAATAGAGTCCTTACTTATTTGACGGTAATAAATCCTTTTTTGCCCATTTTCGGATCATGAAATCCAAATCCCGCAAGAGGAGTGGTTTTGTCATAAAATCATCCATACCTGCCGAAAGGCATCTTTGTTTTTCCTCTTCCAGGACATTGGCGGTAAGGGCAATGATGATGGGTTGTTTGGTGATGGTTTGGGATTGGCGGATACATTTTGTAACCGTAATCCCGTCCATATCAGGCATTTGGACATCCACAAACAGAAAATCCGGACATTCTGAACGTACCATATCCAAAGTTTTTCCTCCATTATCTGTTTGTAAGTTGCTGTACCCCAGTTTTTTTAAGAACAAACTCGAAACTTTTTGGCTGATGGGATCATCATCGGCCACTAAAATTTTTAGAGGGTATTTTTCAGCGAGTGATTTTTCTTTACCTACCTTCGGGTTGACTTCCGTTACATTGGGAGTTTGGTCTTCCGTAAGAATTGCTTCTGATTGGCTTTGTGAAACAAATTGAAATGTAAAATCGGATCCTCTCCCGTAAATACTTTGAACGGTAATGGAACCACCCATCTCTTCGATTAGTTTTTTTGTAATGGTGAGGCCAAGGCCAGTACCAATTGTTTTTTCTGTTAGATGGGAATGAACTTGTGTGAAAGGTTGGAATAAAGTTGCCATTCGGTTTTCTGGAATTCCTATTCCAGTATCTTTTACAGAAACCTTCAAACGAATCGAATCTTCTTTAAAAGGAATGGTTTCGACAAGAACAGTAACAGCACCTTTTTCTGTAAATTTAACTGCGTTACTCAGTAAGTTCGTTAAAATTTGTGCGAATCTTCTTTGGTCTGTTTTCAAATAAGCAGGTGGAGGGTTTAAAAATTCTAATTCAATTTTTAGATGATTTGGATCTGCCTGTGATTTAAAAAGATTGATACAATCATTCATAAATTTTTGGAGAGGAACAGGTTCTAAATGTAATTCAAATTGCCCTGATTCTAACTTGGTTAAATCCAAAATGTCGTTGATCAGTAATAAAAGATTGTCTCCACTGAATTGAATCAGGTTGATATATTCTTTTTGTTCTTCAGATAGTTTTGTTTGTTGTAAAAGCTGAGTCATCCCCAAAACCCCATTCATTGGAGTTCTGATTTCATGGCTCATTGTGGAAAGGAAAGTAGTTTTGAAGTTTACTTTTGCTTCTGCATTTTCCTTTTCTTGTTTAAGCCTTTCTTTGTTTTTGAAGTTTTGTATCATCCGGTCGGCGATGAACAAGGCTTGTGAGAGTCCAAAAACTAAAAATCCGTATTGCGCTAGATAGGCGGTTCCTTTTTTTGCAAACTCTGTCAGTATATCCAAAGAAAACAAAGTCATCGTTGCAATTACGGAAAACAAAAACAATTTGCTTCCTGGTTTTTTTAAAATCACACTATGAATGATCGGGTATAATAATCCAAAAAGTGCAAGTAGTGATAAAACTAAATGGAAGGCTAAAAATTTAGAAAAAGTTAGTAAATCAAGTGGCAAAGCCAAAAAAAGCAAAGATGCCACAAAGAAGTTTATACGGTATATGATTTTATATTTTTCATCGTTATATATTTCTCGAACATACAATACAAAAGATAAATATAATAACACAAAACTAATTCCATTGACTCGCACCATGATTTCATACACGCCGAGTGGTAGGTAATTGTATATAAATCTGGTTTCACCAATGCTTAATAAACGAAGAGATGCTAAAAAACTAACTGCTGCAAATAGAATGTGAGTTTTTTCGTCTCTCCAAAATATATATAAAACAAAATGAAAGAACGCGAGTGTGAGTAGAGAAGTTAAAACAAAGATATCCCTACTTGTTGCCTCCAAAAATGATTTATTGATTCCCTGATTCGTTCCCAAAACATAAGGAGTTGCCACTCCACAAATATGATAATGAAAACAGGAAATATTTAATGAGAGTTTTATCTCTTGTTTTTTTGTCTCTGGTAAGGCAATTGTTTGGATATTGAGATGAGGAACTTCCGAAGTAAAACTTTCTCCGATGATTCCAGACTTGTAAATGGTTTCATTATTAATGTTGATTTCAAATGCATTGCGGGTAACACCATTTTGAAGATAGAGAGTTTTTGTATTTTCTGGAACTAAAATGGTCAGACTGAGTTTGGCAAATCCTGTTGGATATTTTTTAGAAGCAGAATTGGTCCAGTGCCCAGGTACGATCGTGAATTCAGACTGTTCTGAGTTTTCTTTTGGATTCCAATTTTTCCAATCGATTTTCCATTCACCATCGAGTGCCGCATTCCCCATGGTTTCAAAGTTCCATTCACGAAGATCAATGACTCCCTTCTTCGCGAGAGGTACATTTTCTTCCTTACTGAGCCCGCAGCCGTAAAGACAAATGCTCAGCCAAACAGAAAGGAAGATTGGATTTAGGATCTTCATCGTCTCTATATATAAGACGAAATAAATCAGCGAAATCTCTACCTTTTACGCTGGAGAAAGCCACCGCCTTACAAAGACAAGAGCCCATTCAAAAAAATTGGGTTTTCGTAGATATCCTAGTTTTAAAAGTGACTCTTTATTTCGAAATGCTTTTAGTTTATCAGGATTTACTAAATTATATATTTCATCGATTTGGTTATCTTTGGTAGTAAAAATTTGGACAACACTTGGTTTGTCTTCTGAGTATCCAATGAGGGCT includes these proteins:
- a CDS encoding MBL fold metallo-hydrolase, with amino-acid sequence MATTLGKLPHGDILKRISSSEHFQSGSFKNLEHTEMLAPDSSYFKMAIKYWQKPNSIRPSSPIPSTKIDLKLLDANTPQYIWFGHSSYLLLAGGKKILVDPVFSGYASPIPFAVQSFEGTDVYLPEDMPDLDILLITHDHYDHLDYETVIKLHPKTKTIIVPLGVSAHLLSWGVPLSKIVELDWFESKEIVKDLNVTATPTRHFSGRGIQRNKSLWCSYVLKIGEYKVFVGGDSGYGSVFESIGKKYGPFDLAFLECGQYGDDWPFIHMRPEETALAAKTIGAKSFVPVHWGKFILSMHPWNDPIKRVLVASQNLKLNLQVPKIGESFSFTGSGSVDGWWNFQ
- a CDS encoding GAF domain-containing SpoIIE family protein phosphatase encodes the protein MSLDLQESLSKFRSLLHISSILNANLDLHQLLPLIMLYSKDLLEAEASSLFLLEEEDFLYCEVALGEKGEIIQEYARLELGEGIVGKVAQEKKPIALEDAYKDPRFNDSMDKRTGFKTKSLICVPLFIEDKLIGTLEVINKTNNRIFDHSDLEYLISLSEVAATAIQNANTKDSLDKRILELSLLYEFEKLSVSEKSLNELGKWILNRVLEYLGASSGTIYLANTDKQELSILSAKGIPEDAYDQIKVPYGKGVSGWVAEKKESLLIHNLDLDPRYNKLSPYKFESKSLISAPLIFQNELLGVISINNKTSGYAFQHSDLDLLTNIAARLSSTIKNAQLFHQIVDTGKELNRAKNIMKKIMPSNLPSSNKLLFGVAHIPLEQVGGDFYDVTQLEDSKYSILIADISGHGLSAAVLAAMAHMVLKNFEQDIKLSPSLFLTTLNHMLYGKLAGNFLTAFYGIIDLKNNTILCANAGHHAPFLLDPKDSPVTQLDVKGKILGLIPDLFYEEKTFNFVPGNRLVMYTDGITEHMSKDHNKRYDEELFQSAIQKTKTLKTQDSADKLITEAREYVGTNDFADDVTVLLVDRI
- a CDS encoding BPSS1187 family protein, whose product is MDSFLPRQILRSVIILFLLGSLLLSCKKESDDKTNEDWVTLLGLGLYSRSCVGQNSFPSSGAVGALTRLQIQPSQTSTSISTYNSPHHVYPPQSNVSRKNILSVFYPGTGSSPCEIGAILQQGASRGYHIIGLSYPNNDAVNSICNQGDARSDVNCFENFRNEVVTGADVSPYISVDVNNSIEGRLLFLLQYLVATRPSEGWDQYVTGNSINWSLVYVGGHSQGSGHAAYHGKRRAVARVSIYSGVSDYSLQFSSLPSWLASAQTAPAGSYYGLIHENDTVANFSGNTNQVTDAWLNQLSMTGTLTNTSVGAPYASSHRLVTSACNGMGAAALHSCPMVNGFQTIWNYISFP
- a CDS encoding ATP-binding protein — translated: MKILNPIFLSVWLSICLYGCGLSKEENVPLAKKGVIDLREWNFETMGNAALDGEWKIDWKNWNPKENSEQSEFTIVPGHWTNSASKKYPTGFAKLSLTILVPENTKTLYLQNGVTRNAFEININNETIYKSGIIGESFTSEVPHLNIQTIALPETKKQEIKLSLNISCFHYHICGVATPYVLGTNQGINKSFLEATSRDIFVLTSLLTLAFFHFVLYIFWRDEKTHILFAAVSFLASLRLLSIGETRFIYNYLPLGVYEIMVRVNGISFVLLYLSFVLYVREIYNDEKYKIIYRINFFVASLLFLALPLDLLTFSKFLAFHLVLSLLALFGLLYPIIHSVILKKPGSKLFLFSVIATMTLFSLDILTEFAKKGTAYLAQYGFLVFGLSQALFIADRMIQNFKNKERLKQEKENAEAKVNFKTTFLSTMSHEIRTPMNGVLGMTQLLQQTKLSEEQKEYINLIQFSGDNLLLLINDILDLTKLESGQFELHLEPVPLQKFMNDCINLFKSQADPNHLKIELEFLNPPPAYLKTDQRRFAQILTNLLSNAVKFTEKGAVTVLVETIPFKEDSIRLKVSVKDTGIGIPENRMATLFQPFTQVHSHLTEKTIGTGLGLTITKKLIEEMGGSITVQSIYGRGSDFTFQFVSQSQSEAILTEDQTPNVTEVNPKVGKEKSLAEKYPLKILVADDDPISQKVSSLFLKKLGYSNLQTDNGGKTLDMVRSECPDFLFVDVQMPDMDGITVTKCIRQSQTITKQPIIIALTANVLEEEKQRCLSAGMDDFMTKPLLLRDLDFMIRKWAKKDLLPSNK
- a CDS encoding methyl-accepting chemotaxis protein; translation: MKKLKRLNSLLFFGKQLQTTILIGDYQLKNIKVNLVENILTNADVIISRTDAKGIITYVSPDFARISEYSAEEMIGKPHNIVRHPDMPKVVFEELWDYIKVGLPWTGAVKNRAKSGNFYWVDATITPILNEERKVVGYVSVRKKLADDKKEFYDQLYKKMGKRSFFLGKKGKVMKNLRTIKLLEVFFVCLSSLPFLTLFALDVFKTPLFCGVLFSIQTIISASFVFVLSKKNRKLQKATESVISVSSGRFQYPDHFQNDSSDEVKIMLLSMKSMSINLWGIISQIQKASQVCFRISEELTDLTKHFFSSTHSMASGSEEAAACMEELTSALENIKQITASHSIIMSDMKDYMNAVNLNLNGTQTALKGLGDLSLRSTEKADLGKKKISDSLEGIDSIKQVSNKILNIVSIITEIADRTNLLSLNASIEAARAGNAGAGFAIVAKEMMSLNEQIGVSAEEIKTYVDETMNVIKDTSAKVKDASLEIFSLSDSFHDMKSIINKVSVSLYHDLQESTRVKFKLESVEDQVKQIDHSVLEANLASKQISSILLGLSEQAQVIAYKSETLHEKSSLVISEPKKIMDLVEHYHTGDTEVLEIAP
- a CDS encoding SDR family NAD(P)-dependent oxidoreductase, with translation MKNALVIGATSDIGIHITETLAKQGFSLFLTGRDKQKLNEIKIKIKTEYPVSLETYELDVTDFSSHSKFYDSLNPKPDIVFFLAGYYQNQTKARENQSELLTTIHTNYSGIVSLINIISMDMEKRQEGTIVAVSSVAGERGRQMNYIYGSAKAGLTTYLSGLRSLLFKKGVHVCSIQLGPVYTKMSFGHNLMPWLTLKPETAAKLIVKAGINKKDIVYIRWPWRLIMGVIRMIPEWIFKRLPPF